The following DNA comes from Limnobacter sp. SAORIC-580.
CAAAGGGAGACAAATAACCATGTTGAAAAAACAGTTTGTTCTCTCTGTATTGGCATTCAGCTTGTCAGCACCGCTTTCTGTGTACGCGGGCCCTGGGCACGATCACGGCGACGAAGCACCTGTTGCAAGCACTGGGGACGGTCCTAAGCGACTCGCTACAGGCGAGGTGTTCCTGCCAAAACCTGCACAGCGGCAGTTGGACTTGCGAACACAAGTCGTTCAAGTAAAACCTCAGGCCAAAGTAATTGAAATGAACGGTCAAGTGGCACTAGATCCCCAATCGGGCGGTGTAGTACAAACCAGCCTAGGGGGCTTTTTTGTGCCTTCGAGTGCTGGTGTTCCGCAACTGGGAGAGCCAGTAAAAAAAGGGCAAGTTTTGGGATTCATCCAGACGCCCCAAGCCCCCTTGGAAAAGTCAGCTCAATTGGCTCAATTGTCGCAATTGAAATCTGAACTGGCGTTGGCCAAACAACGCTTGGAAAGGTTAACCCTACTGGCCGACACCGTACCCAAGAAAGAAATTCAAGCCACCCAAGCGCAGGTACAAAGCCTTGGTGAGCAAGTGTCTGCGTTATCTGGCGGTATTGGCTCGCGCGAAGAGCTTCGTTCTTTGTCAAACGGCGTTGTGGCTTCGACGGCAGCAATTGCTGGCAAGGTGTTTTCTGAAGGTGACGTGCTGTTTGAAATTGTGAATCCCAAAGTGGTTCGTATTGAAGCCACTTGGTTTGAGCCCAACGCGGTTCCCCAGTTTTCCTCCGCTCAAATTCCTGCAGGTGAAAAAACCTTAAAGCTGAACTACGTGGGTGCAGCCAGTAGCGTAAAAAATCAGTCGCTGTCTTTGGTGTTTGAAGCCCGCAACGTTGACGGTCCGCGGTTTCCAACAGGCCAGCTCTTGACCGTTTACGGTGAATTGGCCGAGAAGCTTGACGGTATCGCCATACCCAGTGCTGCGGTGGTTAAAAATGCGGCCAATCAAACCATAGTCTGGATCAAAAAAGAGCCTGAATTATTCGAGCCCAAAGTGGTATTGACTGAGCCGCTGAACGGCGTCGAAGTGTTGGTACGAAGTGGCCTGACCGGTGATGAACGCGTGGTTGTTCAGGGTTCAACCTTGATCAACCAGGTTCGATAAGGGAGCGCCGACATGTTTCAAATGTTATTGGACAGCAGCCTTAAAAACCGGCTGCTGGTACTACTCGGGGCGCTTATTTTGACCGTGTATGGGGCCTATACGCTGACCCAAACACCGGTTGATGTATTTCCCGATCTGAACAAACCAACGGTCACCGTGATTACTGAAGCCGGTGGTATGGCTTCGGAGGAGGTCGAACAATTAATTACGTTTCCTTTGGAAACAGCTTTGAACGGCCTTCCGGGAGTGGAGGTCATTCGCTCGGTATCCAGTGCCGGACTCTCGTTCATTTACGTGACATTCAATTGGGACACTGAGATTTATCGTGCGCGTCAAATGGTGTCTGAGCGGCTTTCCAGCCTGGAAGAATCCATTCCTGCTGGCGTGGCGCCGGTGATGGGGCCGGTTAGTTCGATCATGGGCGAAATCATGCAAATTGCCATACCGATTGATTCGAGCAAGACCACACCCATGCAAGTGCGCGAGTATGCTGATTGGGTGCTTCGGCCTAGATTGTTATCAATTCAAGGCGTGGCACAGGTGATCCCGATTGGTGGCGAAGTACGCCAGTTTCAGGTTCAACCAGATTTGCAGCGGATGGTGGATTTGGGCATTACGATTGAGGACCTGCAGCAGGCCTTGAGCGGTTTTGCATCCAATACATCGGGCGGATTTTTGGCGCTTAATGGCCGTGAGTACTTGATTCGAAACCTTGGAAGAACGTCCTCTTTGGAGGACCTTGCCAAGGTGGCTGTGGGTACAAAAGATGGTGTGCCGGTGCTGCTAAAGCAAGTTGCCAAGGTGGATTTTGCGGCCGCAGTTAAACGAGGTGATGCCGGGTTTGAAGGCAAACCCGCTGTAATTTTGGGCGTACAGAAGCAGCCAAGCGCCGACACCATTGCCTTGACCAAAAGGATTGAAGAAGCCCTGGTTTCCATGGGCAGCAGCTTGCCAGCCGGGATGGAAACACCACGTGTGACTTTCAGGCAGGCCAGTTTCATTGAAGCCTCAATTTCTACCCTGCAAGGAAAGCTGATTGGCGCTTCGATATTTGTGGCTGCTGTGCTGTTTTTCTTTTTGGGTACGATTCGCCCGACCGTAATTGCACTGGTTGCCATCCCCGTGTCTATTTTCATCACAGCACTGGTGTTTGAGTATTTCGGGCTGTCAATCAACACCATGACGCTTGGCGGTTTGGCCATTGCCATTGGTGGTTTGGTCGATGATGCCGTGGTAGACGTAGAAAATATTCTTCGCCGGTTGAAGGAACAACGGGCGAAACACCCTGGTGTTGCTTTCGACCTGGTGGGCCTTGTGCGCAAGGCATCGCTTGAAGTAAGAACAGGTATTGTGTACGCCACGGTGATTATTGTGTTGGTGTTCATCCCCTTGTTCGCTTTGCCTGGCATTGAAGGCAAGTTGTTTGTGCCCTTGGGCATTGCGTTTATCGTGTCTACCCTCGCATCGCTGGTGGTTTCTGTCACGGTGACACCCGTGTTGTCGTATTACCTGTTGCCTGGCATCAAGGATCTTGATCATGGCGATACTCGCGTCTTGGCTTGGTTAAAGTCCAAGTATCAGGTTGGCTTGTCTGGAGTGCTGAATAACCCGAAAGCGGCGATTTGGGCGGGTGTGATTGCGGTAATTGTTGCAGGCGCATCTGTACCATTTTTTGCTAAAACATTCCTTCCGCCTTTCAATGAAGGCACCTTGCTGATCGGTATGAGGTTAAATCCTGGCGTCACTTTGGATGAGTCCTCCAAATTGGCCTCTCAAGCGGAAGTGTTGCTCAAAGACATTCCAGAAATTACGCACATTGGACGGCGAAGTGGTCGTGCGGAGCTGGATGAAC
Coding sequences within:
- a CDS encoding efflux RND transporter periplasmic adaptor subunit, which gives rise to MLKKQFVLSVLAFSLSAPLSVYAGPGHDHGDEAPVASTGDGPKRLATGEVFLPKPAQRQLDLRTQVVQVKPQAKVIEMNGQVALDPQSGGVVQTSLGGFFVPSSAGVPQLGEPVKKGQVLGFIQTPQAPLEKSAQLAQLSQLKSELALAKQRLERLTLLADTVPKKEIQATQAQVQSLGEQVSALSGGIGSREELRSLSNGVVASTAAIAGKVFSEGDVLFEIVNPKVVRIEATWFEPNAVPQFSSAQIPAGEKTLKLNYVGAASSVKNQSLSLVFEARNVDGPRFPTGQLLTVYGELAEKLDGIAIPSAAVVKNAANQTIVWIKKEPELFEPKVVLTEPLNGVEVLVRSGLTGDERVVVQGSTLINQVR
- a CDS encoding efflux RND transporter permease subunit; amino-acid sequence: MFQMLLDSSLKNRLLVLLGALILTVYGAYTLTQTPVDVFPDLNKPTVTVITEAGGMASEEVEQLITFPLETALNGLPGVEVIRSVSSAGLSFIYVTFNWDTEIYRARQMVSERLSSLEESIPAGVAPVMGPVSSIMGEIMQIAIPIDSSKTTPMQVREYADWVLRPRLLSIQGVAQVIPIGGEVRQFQVQPDLQRMVDLGITIEDLQQALSGFASNTSGGFLALNGREYLIRNLGRTSSLEDLAKVAVGTKDGVPVLLKQVAKVDFAAAVKRGDAGFEGKPAVILGVQKQPSADTIALTKRIEEALVSMGSSLPAGMETPRVTFRQASFIEASISTLQGKLIGASIFVAAVLFFFLGTIRPTVIALVAIPVSIFITALVFEYFGLSINTMTLGGLAIAIGGLVDDAVVDVENILRRLKEQRAKHPGVAFDLVGLVRKASLEVRTGIVYATVIIVLVFIPLFALPGIEGKLFVPLGIAFIVSTLASLVVSVTVTPVLSYYLLPGIKDLDHGDTRVLAWLKSKYQVGLSGVLNNPKAAIWAGVIAVIVAGASVPFFAKTFLPPFNEGTLLIGMRLNPGVTLDESSKLASQAEVLLKDIPEITHIGRRSGRAELDEHAEGVHVSELDLGLIPAGDMTRPMAELQAEIRERLQNLPAAIAVGQPISHRIDHMLSGVRSQIAIKVFGEDLDTLRGTAETLRADLSTIDGLVDLEVEKQVLAPEIKVRINYDAASRYGVSSSEVLHSLQALIEGEKITQVVEGNRRFALVLKLAEKDRSLEQLKTLLIPTPLGAVPLSVLADIEDSDGPNQISRDDGKRRIVISANAQGRALSEVVEDIRTTVANTDLPEGYFITLGGQFEAQEEATRLVGFLSIISLVLMFAVLYSRYQSVRLSAIIMGNIPLAMVGAVLGLWLSGQPLSVAALIGFITLAGISVRNGILKVSHYINLMRFEHEQFTQSMIVRGSMERLSPVLMTALVTAFALAPLLFEAERPGTEILHPVAVVIFAGLISSTLLDTFLTPALFWVFGRKDAERLMEQSDAQAL